In one window of Gudongella oleilytica DNA:
- a CDS encoding 5-formyltetrahydrofolate cyclo-ligase, with protein sequence MNKKEVRRFVLKERAKLSPELHEAYSTRIMELVASTTYYKKARTIMCFVNFGSEMNTSLIINRALKDGKRVAVPIAVHETKELIPSVITTMDELEPGYFNILTPKEEFTRPIEPDEIDVVLVPGVAFDHHGYRVGYGGGFYDRFLPRLRRDAKKIAIGFSLQILDHVPRESFDLPVEMIISEKGLLPCDEGFYD encoded by the coding sequence ATGAATAAAAAAGAAGTCAGGAGATTTGTACTTAAGGAAAGAGCAAAGCTAAGCCCTGAATTGCATGAGGCATACAGCACCAGGATAATGGAGCTTGTCGCTTCAACGACATACTACAAGAAGGCCAGGACGATCATGTGTTTCGTAAACTTTGGCAGCGAGATGAATACATCATTGATCATAAACAGAGCCCTGAAGGATGGTAAAAGAGTTGCAGTTCCCATAGCAGTCCATGAAACAAAGGAGCTTATACCTTCTGTCATAACCACTATGGATGAACTGGAACCCGGGTATTTTAATATCCTGACACCTAAGGAGGAGTTTACAAGGCCGATAGAGCCTGATGAAATAGACGTTGTTTTAGTGCCGGGTGTTGCATTTGATCACCATGGCTACAGAGTTGGTTATGGCGGCGGATTTTATGACAGATTTCTTCCCAGATTAAGGAGAGATGCGAAAAAAATAGCTATAGGCTTCAGTCTGCAAATCCTCGACCATGTCCCAAGAGAAAGTTTTGATCTGCCTGTTGAGATGATAATATCCGAGAAGGGTCTCTTGCCCTGTGATGAAGGCTTTTATGATTGA
- a CDS encoding O-antigen ligase family protein, giving the protein MNVKNAIKGSYLFYLLGRLGYVASNSRIFNISLNQGNRLKDTGKRSWMESSAFYRLMEWVDSILQKVDKWLNKALSESMTMSWIVAGRRKSIKTRESAVLSSSVLAGALTRIVRSIGFSDLLAVSIGFYMVIDYVVRRLPGISAIGSVWDELLLLFVVFYVVLTRVRSNGKIRLNLTPMDLPVLIYLIIGITHVFIRALDLSVAIEGFRAVFQHILWYFAATQLIRDEDTAGKVVDGMILMGLFLGLHAIYQYVMKVPMPGNWVDTAENITTRAYSIIGSPNILGVIFVLFINITMARALSSKGWKHRVYYGGSALIMLAGLLFTMSRGAWLAFAFGVGIFTLILVPKLIIPLSGVGAGFVLFGGTLSERLLYMMSPVYLMKSAAGGRLYRWAIGYELWTRNKLFGVGLGRFGGAVAINNRLAPFYLDNYYLKTLVEMGIYGVAGLLFVIICFIVSSLRAIGNQHSIKGRIMTIGLFSGAMGVLAQNFVENIFEVPGMVVYFWLTVALINAYGKFRNVEAEGRGN; this is encoded by the coding sequence ATGAACGTTAAAAATGCTATCAAGGGGAGCTACCTCTTCTACCTTTTAGGAAGACTTGGATATGTAGCATCTAACAGCAGGATATTCAATATAAGCCTGAATCAGGGGAATAGACTGAAGGATACCGGGAAGAGGAGCTGGATGGAGTCCAGTGCCTTTTACAGGCTGATGGAGTGGGTTGACTCCATTCTTCAAAAGGTGGATAAATGGCTTAATAAGGCACTTTCTGAGAGCATGACGATGAGCTGGATCGTTGCTGGCAGGAGGAAGTCAATAAAAACCAGAGAAAGTGCTGTGCTGTCCTCAAGCGTCCTGGCAGGTGCACTGACTCGGATTGTCAGATCCATTGGCTTTTCTGATCTGCTTGCAGTATCCATCGGATTCTATATGGTGATAGACTATGTTGTAAGGAGACTTCCAGGGATATCGGCTATTGGATCTGTCTGGGATGAGCTTCTGCTTTTATTCGTAGTATTCTACGTGGTGCTGACGAGAGTTAGAAGTAACGGGAAGATCAGACTTAATCTAACGCCTATGGACCTGCCTGTTCTGATCTATCTTATTATAGGTATAACCCATGTTTTTATAAGAGCACTTGACCTGAGTGTGGCAATAGAAGGCTTCAGAGCCGTATTCCAGCATATATTATGGTATTTTGCCGCAACGCAGCTCATAAGAGATGAGGACACTGCCGGGAAGGTAGTTGATGGGATGATCCTTATGGGGCTTTTTCTCGGTCTTCATGCAATTTATCAATATGTTATGAAGGTGCCTATGCCAGGGAACTGGGTCGATACTGCTGAAAATATAACTACAAGGGCTTATTCTATAATTGGAAGCCCAAACATCCTGGGAGTGATATTCGTTTTGTTCATAAATATAACCATGGCAAGAGCATTGTCCTCCAAGGGATGGAAACACAGGGTATACTATGGCGGATCAGCTCTTATAATGCTCGCAGGGTTATTATTTACAATGTCCCGAGGAGCATGGCTTGCATTTGCATTCGGAGTAGGTATATTTACTCTAATACTGGTTCCAAAGCTAATAATACCGCTTTCTGGTGTGGGAGCAGGTTTTGTTCTTTTTGGAGGAACCTTGAGTGAAAGGCTTTTATATATGATGTCGCCTGTTTATCTTATGAAGTCTGCAGCAGGGGGAAGGCTGTACAGATGGGCTATTGGTTACGAACTATGGACCAGGAACAAGCTCTTTGGAGTAGGATTGGGGCGGTTTGGAGGAGCTGTTGCCATCAACAACAGACTGGCACCCTTCTATCTTGATAATTATTATCTGAAGACACTGGTTGAAATGGGGATTTATGGAGTAGCGGGCTTATTATTTGTAATAATATGCTTTATTGTATCCTCCTTGAGGGCCATAGGGAATCAACACTCCATTAAGGGAAGAATAATGACCATAGGTCTATTCTCTGGTGCAATGGGAGTTCTTGCACAGAATTTTGTTGAGAATATCTTTGAGGTACCGGGCATGGTCGTTTACTTCTGGCTTACTGTGGCACTTATAAACGCCTATGGAAAATTTAGAAATGTGGAGGCAGAAGGAAGGGGAAATTGA
- a CDS encoding pyridoxal-phosphate-dependent aminotransferase family protein, which yields MKNRRLVMIPGPTPVVRSIQDQMGRETVAFGDPGFVKDFKELLTDLKELWKSSGEVFVVAGTGTMAMEMAIANTLKSGDNLLIVSHGFFGDRFVELAERKGIVADILKAEWGKIIPVEEIEKKLSEKKYQAVTVTHVDTSTGVCAPVAEIGEMMKKFPETIYIVDGVCATAGEREYIDEMNIDVLLTGSQKAFGVAPGLEMVWASQKALARRKEIGTIPEYYVDFEKWLPIMQDTSKYYATPAVNLIWALKESVRLIKEEGIEARYDRHIKVGRAMQSALESMGFGILADKDHRAVTLSNVLYPEGIDDMKFRTILAEEGAQVAGGLAAYAGKMFRIGHMGNVDMHDLVGAISAIERTLYRMGTDILGKGVATLQKELLK from the coding sequence ATGAAAAACCGTCGTTTGGTAATGATACCTGGTCCAACACCTGTTGTAAGGTCCATTCAGGATCAAATGGGAAGAGAGACAGTAGCCTTTGGCGATCCAGGTTTTGTAAAGGATTTTAAAGAGCTGTTGACAGACCTTAAGGAGCTTTGGAAGTCCTCCGGAGAGGTATTCGTTGTTGCCGGAACAGGAACCATGGCAATGGAGATGGCAATCGCCAACACGCTGAAGTCAGGGGATAACCTGCTTATCGTATCACATGGCTTCTTTGGCGACAGATTCGTTGAACTTGCTGAGAGAAAGGGAATAGTCGCAGATATACTTAAGGCTGAATGGGGCAAGATAATCCCAGTTGAGGAAATAGAGAAGAAGCTTTCAGAGAAAAAGTATCAGGCTGTTACTGTAACTCATGTCGATACCTCAACAGGAGTATGTGCTCCAGTTGCTGAAATCGGCGAAATGATGAAGAAGTTTCCAGAGACGATTTACATTGTTGATGGAGTATGCGCAACAGCAGGTGAAAGGGAATACATCGACGAAATGAACATAGACGTTCTTCTTACAGGATCCCAAAAGGCTTTTGGAGTTGCACCTGGACTTGAAATGGTTTGGGCAAGCCAAAAGGCACTTGCCAGAAGAAAAGAAATTGGCACTATTCCCGAGTATTATGTAGATTTCGAGAAATGGTTGCCTATCATGCAAGACACATCAAAATATTACGCAACTCCCGCTGTCAATTTGATATGGGCTCTTAAGGAATCCGTAAGACTTATTAAGGAAGAGGGGATCGAAGCAAGATATGACAGACACATAAAGGTTGGAAGAGCTATGCAGTCAGCTCTTGAGTCTATGGGCTTTGGGATTCTTGCAGACAAGGACCACAGAGCTGTTACTCTCTCAAATGTACTTTATCCTGAAGGCATAGATGATATGAAATTCAGAACTATCCTTGCAGAGGAAGGCGCTCAGGTTGCAGGTGGACTTGCTGCCTATGCTGGAAAGATGTTCAGAATAGGACACATGGGAAACGTCGACATGCACGATTTGGTTGGGGCTATTTCAGCCATAGAGAGGACCCTTTACAGAATGGGCACAGACATCCTTGGCAAGGGAGTGGCAACACTTCAGAAAGAGCTTTTGAAATAA
- the tkt gene encoding transketolase, with protein MNIDQRSIDTIRMLSAEAVEKAKSGHPGMPLGAAPMAYTLWSRVMDHNGKNPTWFNRDRFILSAGHGSMLLYSMLHLFGYGLEIEDLKNFRQLGSKTPGHPEYGHTKGVEATTGPLGQGISTAVGMAMAEAHMAAVFNTEDIKVIDHYTYVIAGDGDLMEGISNEASSLAGTLGLGKLIVLYDSNSISIEGSTDLAFTEKVRDRYTALGWDTHYVGDGTDIEAVEQAILAAKAEDRKPSLIEVRTNIGYGTEKQDSASAHGEPLGSHNLDILRKNLGWELESFKVPDEVRQHMDALIERGMNKEKAWNDLLHSYSVKYPEKAKELDIWLSGEVSDGYLESEEFWSFEKGVSTREASGILINRLAERLPSLFGGSADLAPSNKTNMKNRTAFSREDYSGSNIHFGVREHAMGAILNGLALHGGVKPYGGTFFIFTDYMKPAMRLSSLMELPVTYVLTHDSIGVGEDGPTHQPIEQMAVFRAQPNFIAFRPADARETAAGWYLAMTTKNTPVGLVLTRQNLPLLEGTGKDALKGGYVLKRETGELRLILIATGSETELAVRASNELEKDGIGTRVVSMPSWELFDQQSEEYRNEVLPNNVRARVAIEAATSMGWHKYTGIDGAIISLDTFGGSAPGEQLFEKFGFTAENVVNESRKLLK; from the coding sequence ATGAATATTGATCAGCGAAGTATAGACACCATAAGGATGCTGTCTGCGGAGGCGGTAGAAAAGGCGAAATCAGGTCACCCGGGTATGCCCTTGGGAGCAGCGCCAATGGCCTATACATTATGGTCAAGGGTGATGGATCACAACGGCAAGAATCCGACATGGTTTAATCGCGACAGGTTTATTCTTTCGGCAGGACATGGCTCGATGCTTTTATATTCTATGCTGCACTTATTCGGATATGGATTGGAAATAGAGGACCTTAAGAACTTCAGGCAGCTTGGTAGCAAGACGCCCGGTCATCCGGAATATGGCCACACAAAAGGAGTCGAGGCGACGACAGGGCCTCTTGGACAAGGGATTTCAACTGCAGTTGGGATGGCTATGGCTGAAGCGCACATGGCTGCAGTCTTCAATACTGAGGACATCAAGGTAATCGACCATTACACCTATGTTATAGCAGGAGACGGGGATTTGATGGAGGGTATCAGCAATGAAGCCTCCTCACTTGCTGGAACGCTTGGTTTAGGAAAGCTTATTGTCTTATATGACTCAAACTCCATTTCGATCGAGGGAAGCACTGATCTGGCCTTTACCGAGAAGGTCAGAGATCGCTATACGGCACTTGGTTGGGACACTCATTATGTTGGAGACGGTACAGATATCGAAGCTGTTGAACAGGCCATCCTTGCCGCAAAAGCTGAGGACAGGAAGCCCTCACTGATCGAGGTCAGAACCAATATTGGTTATGGAACTGAAAAACAGGATTCAGCATCTGCACATGGTGAACCTCTTGGGTCCCATAACCTTGACATATTGAGAAAGAACCTGGGTTGGGAGCTGGAGTCATTCAAAGTACCAGATGAGGTTAGACAGCACATGGATGCTCTGATCGAGAGAGGCATGAATAAAGAGAAGGCTTGGAACGATCTCCTCCACAGCTATTCAGTAAAGTATCCCGAAAAAGCCAAAGAACTCGATATATGGCTATCTGGTGAGGTATCTGATGGTTATCTTGAATCTGAGGAGTTCTGGAGCTTTGAAAAGGGAGTATCCACAAGAGAAGCCTCAGGGATATTAATAAACAGACTTGCAGAAAGACTGCCCAGCCTGTTTGGCGGTTCAGCAGATCTTGCACCTTCAAATAAAACCAATATGAAGAACAGGACAGCATTCTCGAGAGAAGATTATTCAGGCTCAAACATCCACTTTGGCGTGAGGGAGCACGCGATGGGAGCTATCCTGAACGGCCTCGCACTGCATGGCGGCGTTAAGCCTTACGGGGGAACCTTCTTCATATTTACGGACTATATGAAGCCTGCAATGAGGCTGTCCTCACTTATGGAGCTTCCTGTGACCTATGTCCTTACACACGACAGCATAGGTGTGGGAGAGGATGGGCCAACACATCAGCCAATCGAGCAAATGGCTGTTTTCAGAGCCCAACCAAACTTTATCGCATTCAGGCCTGCCGATGCCAGAGAAACTGCTGCCGGATGGTATCTTGCCATGACGACAAAGAATACTCCTGTCGGATTGGTACTGACGAGGCAGAACCTGCCTTTACTGGAAGGAACCGGAAAGGACGCACTTAAGGGTGGTTATGTTCTGAAGAGAGAAACAGGAGAGCTCAGGCTCATACTGATAGCAACAGGCTCTGAGACAGAACTGGCTGTCAGGGCTTCCAATGAGCTGGAGAAAGATGGGATAGGCACAAGAGTCGTTAGCATGCCTTCATGGGAGCTGTTTGACCAGCAGTCGGAGGAGTACAGGAATGAGGTACTTCCAAACAATGTGAGAGCAAGAGTTGCCATTGAGGCAGCGACCTCAATGGGATGGCATAAGTATACAGGGATAGATGGAGCAATAATTTCACTGGATACCTTCGGGGGATCCGCTCCTGGTGAGCAGCTTTTCGAGAAATTTGGATTTACAGCGGAAAACGTCGTGAACGAGTCCAGAAAGCTTCTAAAATAA
- a CDS encoding WecB/TagA/CpsF family glycosyltransferase produces MRRLDIMGVEILDTTLDEITKALEEDLQRGNKVKVFTPNTEIVMAARKSIRLRDEVNKGTYVIPDGIGLLHGARLRGVEIRERVTGYDTSMELLRIANDNGYSLFLIGGREGVAEEAAMNIQRDYPGIRIAGHHHGYFKGTHTNSPGEEEERVIELIHKSKADIIFVGFGFPRQEVWINSHMDNLGVKVAIGNGGVIDILAGRAKRAPEIFIKLGLEWLYRLISDPSRIKRQIVLPLFLIRVMLEKDSIKRL; encoded by the coding sequence ATGAGAAGGCTCGATATAATGGGCGTAGAGATTCTTGATACTACGCTCGATGAAATAACTAAAGCCCTTGAGGAAGATTTACAAAGGGGCAATAAGGTCAAGGTCTTTACTCCAAACACTGAGATCGTAATGGCAGCAAGGAAAAGCATCAGACTAAGGGATGAAGTAAATAAAGGTACCTATGTTATCCCGGATGGAATAGGTCTTCTTCATGGAGCTCGACTGAGAGGTGTGGAGATAAGAGAAAGAGTCACCGGATATGATACCTCGATGGAGCTGTTAAGAATAGCTAATGACAATGGTTACAGCCTGTTCCTGATAGGCGGCAGAGAGGGAGTGGCAGAAGAGGCTGCTATGAATATCCAGCGCGATTATCCAGGAATAAGGATAGCAGGTCATCACCATGGTTATTTCAAGGGAACTCACACAAACAGCCCCGGTGAAGAGGAAGAACGGGTAATAGAGCTTATTCACAAATCTAAGGCTGATATTATCTTCGTCGGCTTTGGGTTTCCAAGGCAGGAAGTATGGATCAACTCTCATATGGACAATCTTGGTGTGAAGGTTGCCATAGGCAACGGAGGAGTCATCGATATTCTTGCCGGAAGGGCAAAAAGAGCTCCGGAGATTTTTATAAAACTGGGATTGGAGTGGCTTTACAGACTCATTTCTGATCCATCAAGGATAAAGCGGCAGATAGTACTGCCTCTATTTTTAATAAGAGTAATGCTCGAAAAAGATTCAATAAAAAGGCTTTAG
- the csaB gene encoding polysaccharide pyruvyl transferase CsaB, whose product MKILHLISGGDTGGAKTHIISLLKGLNKRIDARIICFIEDTFYEDVLAAGIPIKVFKQKSRSDMSVIRRLTEEINQEGYDIIHCHGARANFIAQFLKGRVKKPFMTTIHSDYKLDFKDNFYKRLVYTTLNTISLRRFDYFVAVSDSFREMLISRGFKRDRIFVTYNGIDMGIPGDYVTKEEFLNRYGIEDQGLPLVGILARLDKVKDHRTFIEAAKHVLKTVDANFLIAGDGADEESLRDLVREYGLEKRIHFIGFVSDPYSFFNAIDINVLTSVSESFPYVILEGARMKKPVVSTEVGGIGRLVDNGENGFLCQPGDWEAIGERIISLIIDNNMAGIMGERLHQAAAERFSYDSMADSHIKMYTNILSMGPRIVMSGYFGFDNSGDDAILKAIVKDLREYDPSVRIKVLSKDPYKTEQLCPVISANRFKLREVIDAVKESDLVISGGGSLLQDVTSTRSLLYYLALMKLAMLLRKPVMIYANGIGPINKAFNRNITRWILDRVDLITLRDKGSLDFVRSIGVKNDKILVTADPVFTLNPSDRSRIMEIFEAEGIDHSKPLIGISVRGWRNEEGIVSAVAEGARRLIDNKSVGVIMIPMHYPEDLGISKRISELTGSGNCWTLKGKYSVEEIMGVIRETEMMAAMRLHSLIYAATQGVPVAGLVYDPKVKGFLDEMDLDHYLDVENITADGFYDLVSEVWLEKETIRSSIDSHKERLEKLALENVMQAYSLIGR is encoded by the coding sequence TTGAAGATTCTACATTTGATCAGCGGGGGGGATACTGGAGGAGCTAAGACTCACATAATATCTCTTCTTAAGGGTCTGAATAAAAGAATAGATGCCCGGATCATCTGCTTCATTGAGGACACCTTCTATGAGGATGTTCTGGCAGCAGGGATACCGATAAAGGTATTCAAACAGAAAAGCCGCTCAGATATGTCAGTCATAAGAAGACTTACAGAAGAAATAAACCAGGAGGGCTATGACATCATCCACTGTCATGGAGCAAGAGCAAATTTCATTGCCCAATTCCTAAAAGGGAGAGTAAAGAAGCCCTTCATGACAACTATACACAGCGATTATAAGCTGGACTTTAAGGACAACTTTTATAAAAGACTCGTATATACCACCTTGAACACAATTTCACTGAGGAGATTCGATTATTTTGTTGCGGTGTCTGACAGCTTCAGGGAGATGCTCATATCAAGGGGATTCAAGAGAGACCGTATATTTGTAACGTATAATGGTATCGATATGGGTATTCCTGGTGATTATGTTACAAAAGAAGAGTTTCTAAACAGATACGGGATAGAGGATCAAGGGCTGCCTTTAGTAGGCATTTTAGCAAGACTTGATAAGGTCAAGGATCACAGGACATTTATTGAAGCTGCTAAGCACGTACTAAAAACCGTTGATGCTAATTTCCTGATTGCAGGAGATGGTGCAGATGAAGAATCCTTGAGGGATCTTGTAAGGGAGTATGGTCTTGAAAAGAGGATCCATTTCATCGGTTTTGTGAGTGATCCCTATTCCTTCTTCAATGCAATAGATATCAATGTCCTGACATCAGTCAGTGAGAGCTTCCCGTATGTTATCCTTGAAGGGGCAAGGATGAAAAAGCCGGTTGTATCAACTGAAGTCGGTGGGATTGGAAGACTTGTGGACAATGGAGAGAACGGGTTCCTTTGCCAGCCAGGCGACTGGGAAGCCATTGGCGAGAGAATTATCTCCCTGATTATCGACAATAATATGGCCGGAATTATGGGTGAAAGGCTCCATCAGGCAGCAGCCGAAAGGTTTTCCTACGACTCGATGGCTGATTCTCACATAAAGATGTACACTAATATATTATCTATGGGGCCTAGAATAGTAATGTCAGGATACTTCGGATTTGACAACAGCGGAGATGATGCAATACTCAAAGCGATAGTCAAGGATCTGAGGGAATATGATCCTTCTGTCAGGATAAAGGTCCTCTCAAAAGATCCTTACAAAACCGAACAACTTTGCCCTGTCATTTCTGCCAACAGATTCAAGCTAAGGGAGGTAATTGACGCAGTCAAAGAGTCCGATCTCGTTATAAGCGGAGGTGGGAGTCTGCTGCAGGATGTAACCTCCACGAGATCTCTTCTTTACTATCTGGCGCTAATGAAGCTTGCAATGCTGTTAAGAAAACCTGTTATGATATATGCCAACGGGATAGGACCTATTAATAAAGCGTTTAACAGAAACATTACCAGATGGATTCTTGACAGGGTGGATCTTATAACTCTGAGGGACAAGGGTTCTCTTGATTTTGTTCGGTCCATCGGAGTAAAAAATGACAAGATATTAGTTACGGCCGATCCTGTTTTTACATTAAATCCTTCTGATAGAAGCAGGATAATGGAGATATTTGAAGCTGAGGGGATCGATCACTCTAAACCACTGATCGGAATTTCTGTGAGAGGATGGCGGAACGAGGAAGGGATAGTCAGTGCAGTCGCCGAAGGAGCCAGAAGGCTTATTGACAATAAATCCGTGGGTGTGATAATGATACCCATGCATTACCCTGAGGACCTTGGTATAAGCAAGAGGATCTCGGAACTCACAGGCTCGGGCAATTGCTGGACTCTTAAGGGCAAGTACTCGGTCGAAGAGATCATGGGAGTTATAAGGGAAACAGAAATGATGGCTGCTATGCGCCTGCATTCTCTCATTTACGCAGCTACACAGGGAGTACCGGTCGCAGGGCTTGTTTACGATCCAAAGGTAAAAGGGTTCTTGGACGAAATGGACCTCGATCACTACCTGGATGTGGAAAACATAACTGCTGATGGATTTTATGATCTGGTATCCGAGGTGTGGTTAGAGAAGGAAACTATAAGAAGCTCCATAGACAGCCATAAGGAAAGACTGGAAAAGCTTGCTTTGGAGAATGTGATGCAGGCATACAGCTTAATTGGAAGGTGA
- a CDS encoding DUF4330 domain-containing protein, producing MKMINKEGKVFNKINILDLVFVAAIAFLIFLSVIKIMGKDLDDISLDSQIRTIEAEVSVVMDKGYLDTIRIGDRLGETKQHLDAYVESVEIEPVKVTNVDSDGNPVVSVDPLKEKAKVVFKATIPFESNSYKLGKQELRQGKIIFLESDFYRYFAQIESIKVVD from the coding sequence ATGAAGATGATAAATAAGGAAGGCAAGGTATTTAATAAGATCAACATCCTGGATCTTGTTTTTGTGGCTGCGATTGCATTTCTGATATTTTTGTCTGTTATAAAGATAATGGGCAAGGACCTTGACGACATAAGCCTTGATTCACAGATAAGGACTATCGAGGCAGAGGTTTCCGTAGTAATGGATAAAGGCTACCTGGATACAATAAGGATAGGCGACAGACTTGGCGAAACAAAGCAGCATCTGGATGCCTATGTGGAAAGTGTTGAAATTGAGCCAGTTAAAGTCACTAATGTAGATTCTGACGGAAACCCGGTAGTTTCTGTGGATCCCTTGAAGGAAAAGGCAAAGGTGGTTTTCAAGGCGACAATTCCGTTTGAAAGCAACAGCTATAAACTTGGAAAGCAGGAGCTTAGACAAGGTAAGATAATTTTTCTTGAGTCTGATTTTTACAGATATTTTGCACAAATCGAAAGTATTAAGGTTGTGGATTGA
- a CDS encoding DUF4330 family protein gives MKRKWNWVDTLVIVLIAAAIIVFFNRDRVAGGVAPTNRRNITFTVEAKKLPRDLVTELKTGDQIFSQYKLQNAYITEINVKPTVKSLIADDGTIKTYDDEEEMVLEATIDAEVLSSGPYLDLGGQEIKVGLQFILKTIDVEVTSDIKHIEVKP, from the coding sequence ATGAAAAGAAAATGGAATTGGGTCGACACCCTTGTAATTGTCCTGATTGCAGCAGCGATAATTGTGTTTTTCAACAGGGACAGAGTAGCAGGAGGAGTTGCACCGACAAATAGAAGGAACATAACCTTTACTGTAGAAGCAAAGAAGCTCCCAAGGGATCTGGTCACAGAGCTTAAGACAGGCGACCAGATATTCTCACAGTACAAGCTGCAGAACGCATATATAACTGAGATAAATGTCAAACCTACTGTTAAGTCATTAATTGCTGACGATGGTACTATTAAGACATACGATGACGAAGAGGAAATGGTTCTGGAGGCAACTATCGATGCCGAGGTCCTGTCCAGCGGACCATATCTGGACCTTGGCGGACAGGAAATCAAGGTAGGTCTCCAATTCATCCTTAAGACGATTGATGTCGAAGTCACGTCTGACATAAAGCATATCGAGGTGAAGCCATGA